A section of the Pseudanabaena mucicola str. Chao 1806 genome encodes:
- the rpsL gene encoding 30S ribosomal protein S12, translating into MPTIQQLIRSERQTINTKTKSPALKSCPQRRGVCTRVYTTTPKKPNSALRKVARVRLTSGFEVTAYIPGIGHNLQEHSVVMIRGGRVKDLPGVRYHIIRGTLDTSGVKDRKQGRSKYGAKRPKPGQAPAASTGKKKK; encoded by the coding sequence ATGCCCACGATCCAACAGCTCATTCGCAGTGAGCGCCAAACCATAAATACAAAAACAAAGTCTCCTGCTCTTAAGAGCTGTCCTCAGCGCAGGGGAGTATGTACGCGCGTTTACACTACAACACCCAAAAAACCCAACTCTGCACTTAGAAAAGTTGCTCGCGTACGCTTGACTTCTGGATTTGAAGTCACTGCATACATCCCTGGTATTGGGCATAACCTCCAAGAACATTCCGTTGTGATGATTAGAGGCGGTCGTGTAAAAGATTTGCCAGGTGTACGCTATCACATCATCCGTGGAACTCTTGATACTTCAGGTGTAAAGGATCGTAAGCAAGGACGCTCCAAGTATGGCGCGAAGCGACCTAAGCCTGGTCAAGCACCAGCCGCAAGCACTGGCAAGAAGAAAAAGTAA
- the rpsG gene encoding 30S ribosomal protein S7, protein MSRRTKASKRITPPDSVYNSRLISMLIRRVMSRGKHSVASHIVYKALDTIGERTGNPPLEVFDRAIRNATPLVEVKARRVGGATYQVPMEVRTDRGVALALRWLVQYSRARAGRSMVTKLANELMDAANETGQTIRKREETHKMAEANKAFAHYRY, encoded by the coding sequence ATGTCCCGTAGAACTAAAGCGTCAAAACGCATAACTCCTCCAGATTCGGTTTATAATAGCCGACTCATTAGTATGCTCATCCGCCGTGTTATGTCACGCGGTAAGCATTCTGTAGCTTCTCACATAGTTTACAAAGCCCTAGACACAATCGGCGAACGTACAGGCAACCCACCACTTGAAGTATTTGATCGGGCAATTCGTAATGCCACTCCACTAGTAGAAGTAAAAGCGCGTCGTGTTGGTGGTGCAACTTATCAAGTACCTATGGAAGTGCGTACTGACCGCGGTGTTGCTCTGGCTCTTCGCTGGTTAGTCCAATACTCTCGTGCTCGTGCTGGGCGCAGCATGGTCACCAAGTTAGCAAACGAACTGATGGATGCTGCTAATGAAACAGGTCAGACCATCCGTAAACGTGAAGAAACTCACAAAATGGCAGAAGCAAACAAAGCCTTTGCCCACTACCGCTACTAA